One Lampris incognitus isolate fLamInc1 chromosome 14, fLamInc1.hap2, whole genome shotgun sequence DNA window includes the following coding sequences:
- the xirp1 gene encoding xin actin-binding repeat-containing protein 1 → MRRSQSLKSLSGLHEDSWVQSALTLRDRKSVLQLVQQYQSFGDLRASEKAEHKHQVPAVGRRWESRENIDTLGSGRGLPLSRCRSMDCLPQREASSTSALRALFESKAARQQDFPSSPRPRSSSAMSSKTAQECRPVAWRGHSTPMQDKTTEVERQNNGSGLMDSHARASRYSHADRQRGALTETHTESNNTGAARDNIGASSNTEPRTESYHQATADYAKKHFYDRRSPQSTYGDAQTRPGRDRSVGSGSVKDRSALYLSRVSAKDSTGGSTQPEFIGASGQRAKSSKMANVTRKITVSDTSHDEDDLPLPPPPLVPTRPLDYEGPSSPIGLPMPPPKESFSAFYQQRQKSELKRLFKHIHPEMRANLDDVVDDELVETMQSEITQAADAGYHGEVQSMRWIFENWTLDNIGDPHATKKLLHEEDLKGGDVRGTSSMFEHIDSTQPTSGAFIQRQPSIRGDVRTSTWLFETQPMDALNKLRRDEGELVEAVLKEPIERGDVRGARLLFESKSLSNLGRCDSIEDHSFLKLKSELQEQKGGVEKTVKLFQTEPCCAIADKSGNIHEIKSICREEIRSDNISTARWLFETQPLDIINKGTDGVKIIRGISLEEGQSGGVARKKWLFETQPFNTIQEGMEVPKFEATLASCTGEADVENKRKLFETQPLAALKGDSTETEMALEKEQILGGDVKTSLWLFETQPMESLNDSCEVGHLKNITLSADEQGAVKGTKQIFENYRGEKSTEVRQEEIEKGDVKLFKHLFETIPLSKITHSDEELNQSMVGIATAGNVKGNKALFETIPLYAIKDCSGNLHEVKTVSREEHIKGNVQNYKWLFETKPFDQFVEIKGNVEVIKGITRQEDTMGDVKMAKWLFETQTIDDIHSKFNQTDQSSSVEEEESRKGDVKTCKWLFETQPMDILYEKSDKVPDKEAIENTNVKSFTWLFESQPLDSIKDSEEHKLKLCDTVQDTIKSEVGVKTVKHLFETETLDRIRKDTSTDQDVTYVSQVDVQSGDVSRVKELFESQSLDEIGSETTTSTGEDNQGDHIQGGAVHKFTWLFENCPINTINDKDTNEADMHRVSDIEGGDVHNKKFIFETFSLDKIHDQPLEMESICVEKHVSNVDVKSSTMMFESQPLYAIRDKEGQFHEVTTVKKEEVMSGDVRGARWMFETKPLDAIKAENEVYVIRAVTQEDVKKGDVKSARWKFETQPLDSFTSQDEPSVDVVECLGSSNVQLSKEIFESDQSANKKYVRMVSVTDVQQGDVRTSTWLFENQPIDSLKGEPMEQGMVNTVHREDVQKGDVKRCTWLFESQPLDKIKESDDSSVHEVQEEIPKVDVKSTTWLFETTQLDKITVSNVTDTLLYLHQLAYIHSNGIIIEANEIRNVNMAKYQLDSKEGVLIQKEEVIEGNIRKIMLQLLCRPNLKPQITLIREMEKGKVNTTVVELPVDQSTSCINLEEDQRIQNIVDTIDTILIPSKALKRGIIMQESAGGKGEMAIYSLICQSEIKTESPDIERGDVKSTIGNLLATASSQKTATSCRIDETEKVNVNLYKSCIEKGDLQYLKSLQTEASDDDGDPIPLAKDNIEIFQGDVKEAKRSLYEQKEQVERTISDVLPGDVKNTKKFFSSECSHTVENCIPKEDIIRGDISSAKQQLAVKQPVVVEKEEVVAGDIKATLQSLERAKQQSMHMEREVIKPGTIYDMNLSAQTPETEGGQTQKEEIISGDVKAAKKSLEMAKSQSMRVERQVIVPGKIYNLNVSADEQSSSTVTQTTSSSSSRDQQITTTYQKVSDEVKDQETHVTFQACQQHEMTQSTVRANNCTQQSQPPILLKSECDGKTTEEETGAEIVRGDVKAAIRSLQSAAMEQKLPDKEDIIRGNMQLALKSLEKSSVNVSKGDFKAAMIYRNSGRTCSGSSKPDHKQCVMVSMPSSDNELSPSISVTCEEQPSLKTQNTTPDHVTLLNGNSKSSCSEGIAPPPLPQKSREKPMDKRPALPPKPQQIKPTGLNEQYIMPPPSKVLPHSINDCVIKMATDNAAEPAGNISDCQFDKKLTAQNNTEEQMERNVIQKINAAEEIQMCCQTYSEDGRHGINMGFKAALQNFGKSDRSAVDTVPVLSKKTKVNEKVSQEKQTCQTAIQEKSKPQIAKKQQYSDEMQKSVTNNLVESCPVPQQIHAEGETKPENEVVLRKRKVKETEDERRQRLSVHKEEIMKGNVKAAMEIFENLRKREELKIILSQVQEIEGETSNVDVSSLKTLFENVPAWIVSPSRNAGQRNKKGELKVEIETQDDEIESTSSVETAFEDLEKASREIIILKEQTLAKLLDIEEAIKKALYSVSNLKSEADIAGLSGLFDESLKSEQSCHPTNNIRKISIVSSKVKTEQIKETPQVNVKEALASSPSKPEGTPTQVKNKTLIRQSSAPSSPSFISIHSAAKKPTEQYKSLTSTAKSKGDGNSQSHQGNGDLGQTTGAAEFSNNFHNSACPQRKVSVLEVKAIPEPPAGIFGTKTVSETYEETDGFGNTFVSSKTSTFVTKHSESNLSASFEVVGSPARYEVMTSPLMRRSNRPFVENVLTNAKEEGTVFVTFSQPKTEKH, encoded by the exons GTGGAAAGGCAAAATAATGGAAGTGGACTCATGGATTCTCACGCCAGAGCATCCAGATACTCACACG CTGACAGGCAGAGAGGGGCACTGACAGAGACCCACACAGAGTCAAACAACACAGGGGCTGCTAGGGACAATATTGGAGCTTCCTCCAACACAGAACCCAGAACTGAATCATACCACCAAGCAACTGCGGACTACGCTAAAAAGCACTTTT ACGACAGGAGGAGTCCACAGTCAACTTACGGAGACGCCCAAACAAGACCAGGTCGAGACAGGAGCGTCGGTTCTGGCTCAGTGAAAGACAGATCAGCTCTCTACCTGTCAAGGGTGTCAGCCAAAGACTCCACAGGAGGTTCAACACAGCCA GAGTTCATTGGTGCTTCAGGACAGAGGGCTAAATCCAGCaag aTGGCCAATGTAACCAGAAAAATCACAGTTTCAGACACTTCTCACGATGAAGATGACCTGCCTCTCCCCCCACCTCCCCTCGTACCAACCAGACCCCTCGACTATGAGGGGCCTTCGTCACCCATTGGCCTCCCTATGCCTCCACCCAAAGAAAGCTTCTCAGCATTCTACCAGCAAAGACAGAAGAGTGAGCTGAAGAGGCTTTTCAAACACATTCATCCAGAGATGCGAGCCAACCTCGATGatgttgtggatgatgagctggtaGAGACGATGCAGTCAGAGATCACCCAAGCAGCAGATGCAGGGTATCACGGTGAGGTACAATCCATGAGGTGGATCTTCGAGAACTGGACTCTGGACAACATTGGGGATCCCCATGCAACCAAAAAGCTGCTGCATGAGGAGGACCTCAAAGGTGGAGATGTTAGGGGCACCTCCTCCATGTTTGAGCATATTGACAGTACCCAACCAACTTCAGGTGCATTCATTCAGAGGCAGCCTTCCATCAGAGGGGATGTTAGAACATCGACATGGTTATTTGAGACCCAGCCCATGGATGCCTTAAATAAACTGAGAAGAGATGAAGGGGAATTGGTTGAAGCAGTGTTAAAAGAACCTatcgagagaggagatgtgagaGGGGCTCGGCTGCTCTTCGAGTCCAAGTCACTGAGTAACTTGGGGCGCTGCGACTCCATTGAAGACCACAGTTTTCTGAAACTTAAGTCTGAGCTCCAGGAACAGAAGGGAGGTGTTGAGAAGACTGTGAAACTCTTCCAGACAGAACCTTGCTGTGCCATCGCAGATAAAAGTGGCAATATCCATGAGATTAAGTCCATTTGCAGAGAGGAAATCAGGAGCGACAACATCAGCACTGCACGTTGGCTCTTTGAAACCCAGCCTTTGGACATCATTAATAAGGGAACTGATGGAGTGAAAATTATTCGGGGTATATCATTGGAAGAGGGCCAGAGTGGAGGTGTTGCTAGAAAGAAGTGGTTGTTTGAGACACAGCCATTTAACACAATACAAGAGGGCATGGAAGTGCCCAAATTTGAAGCAACTTTGGCTAGCTGCACTGGAGAGGCTGATGTTGAGAACAAAAGAAAGCTCTTCGAGACGCAGCCATTAGCAGCACTGAAAGGAGACTCAACAGAAACAGAAATGGCTTTGGAAAAGGAACAAATACTTGGGGGTGATGTCAAGACCTCACTGTGGCTGTTTGAAACTCAGCCTATGGAGTCCCTCAATGATAGCTGTGAAGTTGGACATTTGAAGAATATTACCCTCTCAGCTGATGAACAAGGAGCAGTAAAAGGCACAAAGCAAATTTTTGAAAATTACAGAGGCGAAAAAAGCACTGAAGTcagacaggaagagattgaaaaGGGTGATGTTAAGTTATTCAAACATCTTTTTGAGACAATTCCTCTGAGCAAAATCACTCACTCCGATGAGGAATTAAATCAGAGCATGGTAGGCATTGCCACAGCAGGGAATGTGAAAGGTAACAAAGCACTGTTTGAGACAATCCCATTATATGCTATAAAAGACTGTTCAGGGAATCTCCATGAAGTCAAAACCGTCAGCCGAGAGGAGCACATCAAAGGAAATGTCCAAAACTACAAGTGGCTGTTTGAGACCAAGCCTTTTGACCAATTCGTAGAAATAAAAGGAAATGTTGAAGTAATCAAAGGCATCACCAGACAAGAGGATACAATGGGTGATGTCAAGATGGCAAAGTGGCTTTTTGAAACCCAAACAATCGATGACATCCATTCCAAGTTCAATCAGACAGATCAAAGTTCTTCCGTAGAGGAGGAAGAGTCTCGAAAAGGTGATGTGAAGACATGCAAATGGTTATTTGAAACACAACCAATGGACATTTTGTATGAGAAATCTGACAAAGTGCCTGACAAAGAAGCCATTGAAAATACCAATGTCAAATCCTTCACTTGGCTTTTTGAATCACAGCCTCTAGACAGCATTAAAGACAGTGAAGAACATAAGTTAAAGTTATGCGACACAGTACAGGATACTATAAAATCAgaggttggtgtcaaaacagtGAAGCATCTTTTTGAGACAGAAACTTTAGACAGAATAAGAAAGGATACAAGTACAGATCAAGATGTGACATATGTTAGCCAGGTGGACGTTCAGTCAGGAGATGTCTCACGGGTCAAAGAACTGTTTGAGTCCCAGTCCCTTGATGAAATAGGTTCAGAGACGACAACATCAACTGGTGAGGACAACCAAGGTGACCACATTCAGGGAGGGGCAGTTCATAAATTCACCTGGTTGTTTGAAAACTGTCCAATCAACACGATCAATGATAAGGACACCAATGAGGCAGACATGCACAGAGTCAGTGACATTGAGGGTGGTGATGTACACAACAAGAAATTTATATTTGAAACTTTCTCGTTGGACAAGATCCATGATCAGCCTCTGGAAATGGAGTCTATCTGTGTGGAAAAGCATGTGAGCAATGTGGACGTCAAGTCCAGCACCATGATGTTTGAGTCCCAGCCACTGTATGCAATCAGAGACAAGGAAGGACAATTTCATGAAGTCACTACTGTGAAGAAAGAGGAGGTAATGAGTGGTGATGTACGGGGAGCCAGGTGGATGTTTGAGACAAAGCCTCTTGATGCCATCAAGGCAGAAAATGAGGTTTATGTGATTCGAGCTGTCACCCAGGAAGACGTCAAGAAAGGGGACGTCAAATCGGCCAGATGGAAGTTTGAGACACAGCCTTTGGACTCCTTCACCAGCCAAGATGAGCCCTCTGTTGATGTTGTAGAGTGCTTGGGAAGCAGTAATGTGCAACTCAGTAAAGAGATCTTTGAATCTGACCAGTCAGCTAATAAAAAGTATGTGAGAATGGTTAGTGTTACTGATGTCCAACAAGGCGACGTCAGAACCTCCACCTGGCTCTTCGAAAATCAACCCATTGACAGCCTCAAAGGGGAACCTATGGAGCAAGGTATGGTAAATACTGTCCATAGGGAAGATGTCCAGAAGGGAGATGTGAAACGCTGTACTTGGCTGTTCGAATCACAACCTCTGGACAAGATCAAGGAATCTGATGACAGTTCAGTGCATGAAGTTCAAGAGGAGATTCCAAAAGTTGATGTGAAGAGTACAACTTGGCTATTTGAAACCACTCAGCTTGACAAAATTACAGTCAGCAATGTTACTGACACTCTATTGTATCTCCATCAACTGGCATATATTCACTCTAATGGCATCATAATAGAGGCAAATGAGATAAGGAATGTTAACATGGCAAAATATCAGCTTGACAGCAAAGAAGGTGTACTCATCCAGAAGGAGGAAGTTATCGAGGGGAACATCAGAAAGATTATGTTACAGTTATTATGCAGACCAAATCTAAAGCCCCAGATTACTCTTATCAGAGAAATGGAAAAGGGTAAAGTAAATACTACAGTGGTGGAGCTCCCAGTCGATCAGTCAACATCATGTATCAACCTGGAGGAGGATCAAAGAATACAAAACATTGTCGATACAATCGATACCATTCTTATTCCAAGTAAGGCTTTGAAAAGAGGAATCATAATGCAAGAGTCAGCAGGTGGAAAAGGAGAGATGGCTATTTACTCACTCATCTGTCAAAGTGAAATCAAAACAGAGAGTCCAGACATTGAAAGAGGAGATGTAAAGTCTACCATTGGAAATCTCTTGGCCACTGCTAGTAGTCAGAAGACTGCAACCTCATGTAGAATAGATGAAACTGAAAAAGTCAATGTGAATTTGTACAAAAGTTGCATTGAGAAAGGAGATCTGCAATACTTAAAGAGTCTTCAAACAGAAGCATCAGATGATGACGGAGATCCCATCCCTCTGGCTAAGGACAACATTGAAATATTTCAGGGAGATGTGAAAGAAGCAAAACGAAGTCTTTATGAGCAAAAAGAGCAAGTGGAGCGAACAATCTCTGATGTCTTGCCAGGGGATGTAAAGAACACCAAAAAGTTTTTCTCATCAGAGTGTTCCCACACTGTTGAAAACTGTATCCCAAAGGAAGACATAATTCGTGGGGATATCTCATCAGCAAAACAACAACTTGCAGTAAAGCAACCTGTAGTGGTAGAAAAAGAGGAGGTTGTGGCTGGTGACATCAAAGCAACACTGCAATCCTTAGAGCGTGCAAAGCAACAGAGCATGCATATGGAGCGTGAGGTCATCAAACCTGGGACTATCTATGACATGAACTTGTCTGCACAAACACCTGAAACAGAAGGAGGCCAAACACAAAAGGAGGAAATTATATCAGGAGATGTGAAAGCAGCTAAAAAATCCCTTGAAATGGCCAAGAGTCAAAGTATGCGTGTGGAGCGTCAAGTCATTGTCCCGGGAAAAATATACAACCTGAATGTCTCAGCAGATGAGCAAAGCTCCTCAACAGTGACACAGACTACATCGTCATCTTCCTCCAGAGACCAGCAGATCACAACGACTTATCAAAAGGTCAGTGATGAGGTGAAAGATCAGGAAACCCATGTGACATTTCAGGCTtgtcaacaacatgaaatgaCACAAAGTACAGTTAGAGCCAATAATTGTACACAACAGTCACAGCCACCTATTCTTTTAAAATCTGAGTGTGATGGTAAGAcaacagaggaagagacaggagCAGAAATTGTCAGAGGAGATGTGAAAGCAGCAATTAGGTCTCTGCAGAGTGCAGCAATGGAGCAGAAACTCCCAGACAAAGAGGATATTATAAGAGGTAACATGCAGTTGGCACTAAAATCCCTTGAGAAGTCTAGCGTAAATGTATCAAAGGGAGACTTTAAAGCTGCAATGATATACAGGAATTCAGGCAGAACTTGTTCAGGAAGCAGCAAGCCTGATCACAAGCAGTGTGTTATGGTATCTATGCCTTCATCTGACAATGAATTGTCTCCTTCGATTTCAGTAACTTGTGAAGAACAACCATCCCTTAaaacacagaacactacacctgaCCATGTAACGCTCTTGAATGGAAACTCAAAATCATCGTGTTCTGAAGGTATAGCACCTCCTCCACTCCCTCAAAAGTCACGTGAGAAACCCATGGACAAGAGGCCAGCTCTACCACCCAAGCCACAACAGATTAAACCAACAGGTCTTAATGAGCAATATATTATGCCACCTCCTTCCAAAGTCCTCCCTCACTCTATCAATGACTGT GTAATTAAGATGGCCACAGATAATGCAGCAGAACCTGCAGGTAACATTTCAGATTGTCAATTTGATAAGAAATTAACAGCGCAAAACAACACTGAAGAGCAAATGGAGAGAAATGTGATACAGAAAATCAATGCAGCTGAGGAGATACAGATGTGCTGTCAGACTTATTCAGAAGATGGTAGACATGGAATAAACATGGGTTTTAAAGCTGCTCTACAGAACTTTGGGAAAAGTGACAGAAGTGCTGTGGACACGGTTCCAGTTTTGTCCAAGAAGACTAAAGTAAATGAAAAGGTTAGCCAAGAAAAGCAAACCTGCCAAACTGCTATACAAGAGAAATCAAAACCCCAAATTGCAAAAAAACAACAGTATAGCGACGAGATGCAAAAATCAGTCACCAATAATCTGGTTGAATCATGTCCTGTGCCCCAACAAATTCATGCTGAAGGAGAAACAAAGCCTGAGAATGAGGTTGTTCTCAGAAAGAGGAAAGTAAAGGAGACAGAGGATGAGAGGCGACAGAGACTCTCTGTTCACAAAGAGGAGATCATGAAAGGGAACGTGAAGGCAGCCATGGAGATCTTTGAGAATCTAAGGAAACGAGAAGAGCTAAAGATAATTCTGTCTCAAGTacaagagatagagggagagaccaGCAATGTAGACGTTAGCTCCTTGAAGACTTTATTTGAGAACGTCCCTGCTTGGATAGTTTCTCCAAGTAGAAATGCTGGgcaaagaaataaaaaagggGAATTGAAGGTTGAAATAGAGACACAGGATGATGAAATAGAAAGTACCTCCTCAGTTGAGACTGCATTCGAAGATCTGGAAAAGGCAAGCAGGGAAATAATCATTCTTAAGGAACAGACTTTAGCCAAACTCCTTGATATTGAAGAGGCAATTAAAAAGGCTTTGTACTCAGTCTCCAATCTGAAATCTGAGGCTGATATTGCTGGGCTATCAGGACTGTTTGATGAATCGTTGAAATCTGAGCAAAGCTGCCACCCTACAAACAATATCAGGAAAATCAGTATTGTGTCTAGCAAGGTCAAAACAGAGCAAATTAAAGAGACACCTCAAGTGAATGTCAAAGAGGCTTTAGCATCAAGTCCTTCAAAACCAGAAGGTACACCCACACAGGTGAAAAATAAAACACTCATCAGACAGTCCAGTGCCCCATCCTCCCCGTCATTCATCTCCATCCACTCTGCTGCCAAAAAGCCCACAGAGCAATACAAGTCACTCACCTCCACAGCCAAGTCAAAAGGAGACGGAAATTCCCAAAGTCACCAAGGTAATGGTGATCTAGGCCAAACAACTGGAGCTGCTGAGTTCTCAAACAATTTTCACAACTCTGCATGTCCACAACGCAAGGTCAGTGTCCTTGAGGTGAAAGCTATTCCAGAGCCTCCTGCAGGAATATTTGGCACCAAGACTGTTAGTGAAACCTATGAAGAGACCGATGGATTTGGAAATACATTCGTTTCATCCAAAACATCAACATTTGTTACCAAGCACTCTGAGAGTAACTTGTCTGCATCGTTTGAAGTAGTTGGCAGTCCAGCTAGATATGAAGTAATGACATCCCCTTTGATGCGAAGGTCTAATCGCCCCTTTGTAGAAAATGTGCTGACCAATGCCAAGGAAGAAGGAACAGTTTTTGTAACATTTAGCCAACCAAAGACTGAAAAGCACTAA